A genomic segment from Rhodothermus sp. encodes:
- the folK gene encoding 2-amino-4-hydroxy-6-hydroxymethyldihydropteridine diphosphokinase, translated as MTACLPDRLPASVFLGLGSNLGDRAAYLRQAVAILRRHPAVQVVAVSPVYETAAHVLPGQVQPDYLNAVVWLRTYLAPEAFLELCGQVEAAAGRVRMGRWAPRTLDLDVLAWDALVRYDNRLMLPHPRLAGRRFVLQPWADLAPDFYVPAPFCATVAVLLQRCPDRAPLRRTGVSLETG; from the coding sequence GTGCCTGCCCGACCGGTTGCCGGCTTCGGTTTTTCTGGGACTGGGTTCGAACCTGGGGGATCGGGCTGCCTACCTGCGTCAGGCGGTAGCGATCCTGCGCAGACATCCAGCTGTGCAGGTGGTAGCGGTGTCGCCGGTGTATGAAACTGCAGCGCATGTACTGCCCGGGCAAGTGCAACCGGACTATCTGAATGCTGTGGTGTGGTTGCGTACGTACCTGGCCCCCGAGGCCTTTCTGGAGCTGTGTGGCCAGGTGGAAGCAGCTGCCGGACGTGTGCGTATGGGGCGCTGGGCGCCCCGTACGCTGGACCTGGACGTACTGGCCTGGGATGCCCTGGTGCGTTACGACAACCGCCTGATGTTGCCACATCCGCGGTTGGCTGGGCGGCGGTTCGTGCTGCAACCCTGGGCCGATCTGGCGCCCGACTTCTACGTGCCGGCACCATTTTGTGCTACCGTCGCGGTTTTGTTGCAGCGATGTCCGGATCGGGCACCCCTTCGCCGTACGGGCGTATCGCTGGAAACCGGCTGA